The proteins below come from a single Gossypium raimondii isolate GPD5lz chromosome 2, ASM2569854v1, whole genome shotgun sequence genomic window:
- the LOC105787806 gene encoding ras-related protein Rab11A — protein MANADPSQKVDYVFKVVLIGDSGVGKSQILARFARNDFSLDSKSTIGVEFQTRTLLIEHKSVKAQIWDTAGQERYRAVTSAYYRGAAGAMLVYDVTKRQTFNHIARWLEELRGHADKNIVIMLVGNKSDLEKQREVSTEDATEFAQKEGLFFLETSALAAKNVETAFLTVLTEIFNIVNKKNLVAGENQGNGNSNPTSLAGKKIIIPGPAQEIPAKRNMCCRS, from the exons ATGGCAAATGCAGACCCAAGCCAGAAGGTTGACTACGTTTTCAAAGTAGTGTTGATCGGTGATTCAGGTGTGGGTAAGTCTCAAATTCTTGCTCGCTTTGCTAGAAACGACTTCAGCTTAGATTCCAAGTCTACCATCGGAGTTGAGTTTCAGACTAGAACCCTCCTCATTGAGCACAAGAGTGTTAAGGCTCAGATCTGGGACACTGCTGGTCAAGAACG ATACAGGGCGGTTACGAGTGCATACTATAGGGGTGCTGCCGGCGCAATGCTGGTTTATGATGTAACGAAACGCCAGACCTTCAATCACATCGCACGCTGGCTAGAAGAGTTGCGCGGTCATGCTGACAAGAACATTGTTATAATGCTGGTTGGGAACAAAAGTGACCTCGAAAAGCAGCGGGAAGTCTCAACAGAGGATGCCACCGAATTTGCTCAAAAGGAAGGACTATTTTTCTTGGAGACCTCAGCTCTTGCAGCGAAAAATGTTGAGACCGCATTCTTAACTGTGCTTACCGAGATCTTCAACATCGTGAACAAGAAAAACCTAGTTGCCGGTGAGAATCAAGGGAACGGCAATAGCAATCCCACGTCACTAGCAGGCAAGAAAATCATCATTCCAGGTCCAGCTCAAGAAATTCCAGCAAAGCGCAACATGTGTTGTAGATCATGA